The following coding sequences lie in one Silene latifolia isolate original U9 population chromosome 5, ASM4854445v1, whole genome shotgun sequence genomic window:
- the LOC141656085 gene encoding putative protein S-acyltransferase 1, producing MSDEKRMLSMRNSMPPDGVPTWGCGSHVSVRSAKPERLYRVWPGNNRFACGGRLVLGPDAGSLYLSSFLIGCPAITFCIRMFVRIEEHDPVYSYGVLTSGVILTFLDLLFLFMTSVRDPGIIPRNFGPPEEDEIDTPTQSMEWVAGKAPNIRIPRTKDVVMNGYTIKVKFCDTCRLYRPPRASHCSICNNCVQRFDHHCPWVGQCIGLRNYRFFILFISSSTFLCIYVFTFSLVNLLRKEGPFMDSMSDDIVSVMLVCYCFVIVWFVGGLTVFHFYLMSSNQTTYENFRYRYDKDRNPHNLGVMNNLKQIFCTKRPPSAVNFRELVLVEDVILPETPSTYHGGYMGFRKNMDMEVGNQNVAKNGSLMVSGILPNLDYAGIDEKLRRITSQDGAVDLFLKNPGNVRSTKAM from the exons ATGTCCGACGAGAAAAGGATGCTTAGTATGCGCAATAGCATGCCTCCTGATGGAGTTCCGACGTGGGGTTGTGGCTCTCACGTTTCGGTACGCTCTGCTAAACCAGAGAGGCTCTATAGGGTTTGGCCTGGCAACAAT AGATTTGCATGTGGTGGAAGATTGGTACTTGGTCCTGATGCAGGATCACTGTACTTGTCTTCTTTTTTGATAGGGTGTCCTGCTATTACATTTTGCATAAGGATGTTCGTTAGGATCGAAGAACACGATCCTGTCTACAGCTATGGTGTTCTCACATCTGGTGTTATTCTCACTTTCTTG GATTTGTTGTTCCTGTTCATGACCTCTGTCCGCGATCCAGGAATAATCCCTCGGAACTTTGGGCCACCCGAAGAAGATGAAATAGACACGCCTACGCAATCCATGGAATGGGTTGCAGGAAAGGCTCCTAATATAAGGATTCCAAGAACCAAAGATGTGGTGATGAATGGTTACACTATCAAAGTCAAGTTTTGTGATACTTGTAGACTGTATCGACCTCCCCGTGCGTCACATTGCTCTATCTGCAACAACTGTGTCCAGAGATTTGATCACCATTGCCCTTGGGTGGGTCAGTGCATAGGCCTT CGGAACTACCGATTCTTCATTCTGTTCATATCATCATCAACATTTCTGTGCATATACGTTTTCACATTCTCCTTGGTCAACCTTCTCCGGAAAGAGGGGCCGTTCATGGATTCAATGTCAGACGATATTGTGTCCGTAATGCTAGTTTGTTATTGCTTTGTCATTGTCTGGTTTGTCGGTGGACTTACCGTCTTCCACTTCTATCTCATGTCAAGTAACCAG ACAACTTATGAGAACTTCCGGTACCGGTACGACAAGGACAGAAACCCACACAATTTAGGAGTAATGAACAATCTGAAACAAATATTCTGCACAAAAAGACCACCGTCAGCAGTGAATTTCAGAGAACTAGTACTTGTGGAAGATGTAATTCTGCCTGAAACCCCAAGTACTTACCATGGTGGGTACATGGGATTCAGGAAAAATATGGACATGGAAGTCGGAAATCAGAACGTAGCCAAGAATGGAAGTTTAATGGTTTCGGGGATTTTACCCAACTTGGACTATGCTGGTATTGATGAGAAATTGAGGAGGATTACTAGCCAAGATGGTGCAGTTGACCTGTTTCTCAAGAACCCAGGAAATGTAAGGTCAACTAAAGCAATGTAA